The Estrella lausannensis genomic interval TTAAGCACACACCGGTTTCTGCGGGTGCAAAAGAGAAAATAGCGTCGATACGTCCCGCGCTTGAGATCGATTAAGGGCTTCTTCGGTATAACAGCTGGATGGTTTTTCGAGTCAGAGTTTCTGCTTCGAGAGAGGAGAAAGCTATATGCTAAAAATTTAATTCAGAGACAGTCTCTTAGTTATCCCACATCTCTTTCGTGAACTTGCTCGCGACATGAATAAACGAATCGACCGGTTTGCCATTGATTTTGCCGTCTACAATAACGCCTTGCGCCGTCAGCTTTTCCACCAGAACGTCTTTATTTTCTTGTGTCTGGCAGACAATGCCTCGAATCATTGCGGGGGGAACGGTGTTTTTGACCATGATCTCGTTGTTGTAGTTGTCGGTCATTTCGGCTAATTCCGGCAGGTTTTTTCTTCCTGCGTAAATTGAGTAGTCGTTGTGATCGGGGTTCTTTACGCCATATTCATCGGTTTTGTAGCCATATGCTCCGGTGTTGCAGACATCGAGGTCATAGAGCATTTGATATGTGCCAGAGAAGGTGAAATCTCCTCCATATGTATCCGCTAGCTTGCCTTTCGCCGTCTTGTCGTTGATCAGTCGGGTGAACACATGATCCCCGCCTCCAGTACGTAAGTCCTTCTCGGAGGAGGCGCCTTCCACAAACAGTCCTGCCTGGAATCTGTCCTGGGAGGCAAGGGCGCCATATTTCATCATCAAAACAACTGTATCGGCGGCATCTGAAGCGGGTACGTAACTGCCGACGCCTGCCATGAGGCCATAGGCTCCCTTTTTTCGCATCAGCATGCCGATATCGTTAATAGAGAATGTTGTTTTCCCTGGATATATTTCCTTTTTCTCGATTAGCTCAGGATTGTCTTCGTATTTCTTGAACACATCCTTCATCTCGGGTACTTCCGCTTCGATCTTCTGCCTAAGCATATCCAAAGGCATCTCATAAAACTCTTTGGTTTTTTCCATTTTAGTGGCTTGTTGAGGGTAGTAGGTACGGAATATCAGAGCCGTCTTGAGACGCTCCTCATCCATGGGGCGCTGCTCATTGAGTATGGGGCCGACACCCAGCATCGTCAGCATCTGATGGACTTGCTGCTCAGCCTTTCCCTCGGGAAGGTCTGCTTTGACCAGTACTTTAATGTTGTTGAAAAGGCATCCAAACTCTTTGTTGTTACCGATGATCACGGATCCGACCCCCCCGAATTCAATCTGGATGGCCGTTGCTTCGTAAGGAGTATAGCCGTCTTCTACCGCAAATGAACCATCCGGCTTTTTACCAAGAAAGGTATCTTTCACTTCGGTAATGCGCACCTTACCCTTGAGTTCAGCAGGAAGGGAAGCTTCGAAGGCAGCCAAGTTGTTTTGGATGTTCAATAAGTGTTCTTGAAGATCCTGCCTTGCAAACCTGCTGAGTTTGAAATCGAGTTGTGTTATCTCATTTCCATTGATTGTGCGGTTGGAGGCTCTCAAAGATCCTCCCTTCAAAATTCCTGTATCCAACCCTGAGAAGTGCGCAGGGAGAAGGGGGCTTTTTTGTGCTTGTTGTCCGAAAGCGACAGCCTGGCTCATATTGTGTAGCTTGCTGCTTGCTGCCGGGCCGGCAAAGGAGGCTGCATTTGCTCTCGCCTCGAAGGCCTTGGTGACGTCGCCCGCGGCTTCGAATTGGTCGGCAGCCCTGCAGTAGAGGTCGTGGAGGGTGGTTAGCTGGGGACCTCCCTCTTGTCCACTAGATGGAAGATTAGATTTAAGTTTTTCTGCGGCAGCCAGGAACTCTTCGGCCGAAACAGAGAGGCCCCTCGAGGTCATTCCCAAAAGTTCTTCCGGCGTGGCTTTGCCAATTTGTTTTTTTTGCGCGTCCTCAGGCAACGGCGAGTTTTTGATTTGCCAATCGTAATGAAACTTTTCCGCATCGTAAGGGGTTATGACTTGATCCTGTGCGGTAAGAGCACTTCGTTCTTTGAAGGGGGAAATCGTGAAATCAGAACCCGTCGATACTGTGGTAGCTTGGTTGATGGAGAGCTGGGGCGTGAGATCGACCCCTTGAGCAGTCGGTGTCTTTGTGGGGGCCTGTCCCTCAGCTTTTGTTTTGCCTGCAAGCAGTTTCACTCTGGACTTAACAATTGGCTGAGTTGTCTCTGTAGCGGGGGAGGAGATCCTGGAGAAAAATTTCGGAATGGAAGCGAAGAAGCTTCCGATCGATTTAAACAAATGGGCAATCCGGCCACCTAGGGAGAACTTTTTAGCGGAGAGGGTCCTCTGGCTTTCCTCGATGTCTTTTAGAGCGGCTCCTGCCAGCGTCTCGACGTTATCTGAAGTTTTTTTAACCAACGCTTCCTTGGCTTTGGTCATCTCCTCGACGATTTCACTCTTGAAGGCCATGACGGCGGCAAGGGTGGTGGTATCATCTGGAATTGTTTTGGAATAAACCGGGTTCCCGAGCTCGGATATGGTGATCGTTTTGTCGTGCTCGTTCTGTTTGAGAGTAAAAAAGCGACTTGGCGCGTTGGGGTGGGTAATGTTCAGAAGCACATCTCCGTTGCTTTGGGGAGACGCAATGCCGAAAACGTTCATTTGCGC includes:
- a CDS encoding DarT ssDNA thymidine ADP-ribosyltransferase family protein, producing MQGGKEFELKKAVDIMVSNFEKLTPSQQSDQIYVLKERLSYIKNNAGTDQKGAGALLKAVKAYEKKFSEVDGKAITGNAFQNKICQINTAAQMNVFGIASPQSNGDVLLNITHPNAPSRFFTLKQNEHDKTITISELGNPVYSKTIPDDTTTLAAVMAFKSEIVEEMTKAKEALVKKTSDNVETLAGAALKDIEESQRTLSAKKFSLGGRIAHLFKSIGSFFASIPKFFSRISSPATETTQPIVKSRVKLLAGKTKAEGQAPTKTPTAQGVDLTPQLSINQATTVSTGSDFTISPFKERSALTAQDQVITPYDAEKFHYDWQIKNSPLPEDAQKKQIGKATPEELLGMTSRGLSVSAEEFLAAAEKLKSNLPSSGQEGGPQLTTLHDLYCRAADQFEAAGDVTKAFEARANAASFAGPAASSKLHNMSQAVAFGQQAQKSPLLPAHFSGLDTGILKGGSLRASNRTINGNEITQLDFKLSRFARQDLQEHLLNIQNNLAAFEASLPAELKGKVRITEVKDTFLGKKPDGSFAVEDGYTPYEATAIQIEFGGVGSVIIGNNKEFGCLFNNIKVLVKADLPEGKAEQQVHQMLTMLGVGPILNEQRPMDEERLKTALIFRTYYPQQATKMEKTKEFYEMPLDMLRQKIEAEVPEMKDVFKKYEDNPELIEKKEIYPGKTTFSINDIGMLMRKKGAYGLMAGVGSYVPASDAADTVVLMMKYGALASQDRFQAGLFVEGASSEKDLRTGGGDHVFTRLINDKTAKGKLADTYGGDFTFSGTYQMLYDLDVCNTGAYGYKTDEYGVKNPDHNDYSIYAGRKNLPELAEMTDNYNNEIMVKNTVPPAMIRGIVCQTQENKDVLVEKLTAQGVIVDGKINGKPVDSFIHVASKFTKEMWDN